In Winkia neuii, a genomic segment contains:
- a CDS encoding acyltransferase family protein, producing MMLPMQSPTSSQRFRVRGLDGVRAIACCAVLAYHFFQAGTPGGFLGVDVFFALSGFLITGLLVKEQERSGKIDIPAFWLRRVRRLFPAVASTVVATSLIAALVSTDLLVGIRRQLFGAATFTYNWVEIWAGNSYFNQGSPPLFRNLWSLAVEQQFYVIWPLVVTLIVYMRPTKRFLVPILLAVASAIFMATIVLSGGDISRAYMGSDTHGFSLMIGSALACLQTNPLSPMPSNPRGYRLRGILGWVGLGGMIASFFLVSDSSKATYPFLTVAVCLCSGATIASLAQETAPGARASRVLAQVLDVKPLRWLGERSYSLYLWHWPVLVIMRQAFPSTQIWVLALVVAGLSILVAAVSYTYVETPMRKEGIMAVLSRWLYLRSSSRYGDLSRYVAWGVAAATLIGVSTVVMIQPPKSSAQIAVEKGKVAARPTPKPKPAPPDLGDNQPVGGNITVIGDSVTLASLQPLQETFPGALVDAEVSRHWDDGVALIDQYKAEQSLGRWVVLSLATNGTVTTDNLNAALAQLGPERRLVLVTGFGPQYQSEQWIDQNNANILAFGKAHPDRVVVVRWDEAIKAHTDWLAGDYIHPDEDGAKLWRDTLVGALKSFPGVKQVGGAPKK from the coding sequence ATGATGTTACCTATGCAGTCGCCAACCAGCTCTCAACGATTCCGGGTCCGTGGGCTCGATGGCGTACGTGCAATCGCGTGTTGTGCGGTACTTGCCTATCACTTCTTCCAGGCGGGTACTCCCGGAGGGTTTCTGGGCGTTGACGTATTTTTTGCACTCTCGGGATTCCTTATAACCGGTCTGCTGGTGAAGGAACAAGAGCGCTCCGGCAAGATTGACATCCCCGCATTCTGGTTGAGGCGAGTCCGCAGACTCTTTCCCGCGGTGGCGTCCACCGTCGTCGCTACCTCACTCATTGCTGCTCTGGTATCGACAGATCTGCTGGTAGGGATCCGCAGACAACTGTTCGGGGCCGCCACCTTCACCTACAACTGGGTAGAAATATGGGCAGGCAATAGCTATTTCAATCAGGGATCGCCGCCGCTTTTTCGAAACCTGTGGTCCTTAGCTGTAGAACAGCAGTTCTATGTGATCTGGCCGCTTGTAGTCACCCTAATTGTCTACATGCGTCCAACTAAGCGATTCCTGGTGCCTATCCTGCTTGCAGTCGCGTCGGCGATTTTTATGGCCACAATTGTCCTGAGCGGTGGGGACATATCCCGGGCCTACATGGGCTCGGACACGCACGGCTTCTCGCTCATGATTGGTTCTGCACTGGCCTGCCTGCAAACAAATCCGCTCTCGCCGATGCCTTCAAATCCAAGGGGGTACAGGCTCCGCGGGATTCTCGGCTGGGTAGGCCTGGGCGGGATGATTGCATCCTTCTTTTTAGTGTCGGATTCATCTAAAGCCACCTATCCATTCCTCACCGTTGCGGTATGTCTATGCTCAGGGGCCACCATTGCGTCCCTGGCGCAAGAGACCGCTCCCGGAGCGCGAGCATCCAGAGTGCTGGCTCAGGTACTGGACGTAAAACCGCTGCGGTGGTTGGGAGAACGTTCCTACAGCCTCTACTTGTGGCATTGGCCAGTGCTCGTAATCATGCGTCAAGCCTTCCCCTCCACGCAGATCTGGGTTCTCGCCCTCGTCGTAGCCGGACTGTCGATCCTCGTAGCGGCCGTTTCCTACACGTATGTAGAGACTCCCATGCGTAAAGAAGGGATCATGGCTGTCCTCTCCAGGTGGCTATACCTACGCAGCTCCTCCCGTTACGGCGACCTTTCTAGGTACGTGGCGTGGGGTGTGGCTGCAGCGACACTAATTGGAGTAAGCACCGTCGTCATGATCCAACCGCCAAAGAGCTCGGCGCAGATCGCGGTAGAGAAGGGGAAGGTGGCAGCTAGGCCAACTCCGAAGCCGAAGCCGGCCCCACCAGATCTAGGCGACAACCAACCGGTAGGCGGCAATATCACCGTCATTGGAGACTCGGTGACGTTAGCATCTTTGCAACCGCTACAAGAAACGTTCCCCGGCGCCCTCGTCGACGCAGAAGTGTCGCGACACTGGGACGATGGGGTAGCGCTAATAGACCAGTACAAGGCAGAACAGAGCCTGGGTAGGTGGGTAGTGCTGTCGCTCGCAACGAACGGTACCGTCACCACGGACAACCTAAACGCGGCGCTGGCACAGCTTGGACCGGAGCGCCGCCTAGTGCTTGTCACCGGATTTGGTCCGCAGTACCAGTCCGAACAGTGGATCGATCAAAATAATGCAAACATCCTTGCCTTCGGCAAAGCACATCCAGACAGAGTGGTAGTTGTCCGTTGGGATGAGGCGATAAAGGCACATACTGACTGGCTTGCCGGCGACTACATCCATCCGGACGAGGACGGAGCAAAGCTTTGGCGCGACACCCTGGTGGGCGCCCTCAAGTCCTTCCCCGGTGTGAAACAGGTGGGCGGGGCCCCCAAGAAATGA
- the lepA gene encoding translation elongation factor 4: MSAQKGKLDPQISPAKTDPSLIRNFCIIAHIDHGKSTLADRMLQLSGVVETREMRDQYLDRMDIERERGITIKSQAVRMPWKVDGHPYALNMIDTPGHVDFSYEVSRSLAACEGAVLLVDAAQGIQAQTLANLYMAMEHDLQIIPVLNKIDLPAAQPEQQAEEIAGLIGCDPSEVLKVSAKTGEGVAELLDKIVSDVPAPRGNADAPARALIFDSVYDIYRGVVTYVRVVDGSLKPRQIVKMMSTSTTHELLEIGVISPDPIPSEGLGVGEVGYLITGVKDVRQSRVGDTVTDAHAGASEPLSGYQDPKPMVFSGIYPIDGSDFPALREGLDKLRLNDAALSYEPETSAALGFGFRCGFLGLLHLEIIRERIEREAGISIIATAPSVVYNVITEDGTHVQVTNPSEYPDGKLREVREPVVNATILTPSEFVGAVMELCQGRRGVMKGMDYLSPERVEIHYTLPLAEIVLDFFDQLKSRTKGYASLDYDVEGEQVADLVKVDILLNGDGVDAFSAIVHRDNAYAYGVKMTKKLKELIPRQQFEIPVQAAVGARVIARETIKALRKDMLAKCYGGDISRKRKLLEKQKEGKKRMKAIGSVDVPQDAFIAALTSDAEAK; encoded by the coding sequence GTGAGCGCGCAAAAAGGAAAGTTGGACCCCCAGATTTCCCCGGCGAAGACTGACCCTTCGCTCATTCGTAACTTCTGCATTATTGCCCATATTGATCACGGTAAGTCCACTCTTGCCGACCGGATGCTCCAGCTATCTGGCGTAGTTGAAACGCGAGAAATGCGTGATCAGTACCTGGACCGCATGGATATTGAGCGCGAGCGAGGCATCACTATCAAGTCGCAGGCCGTGCGCATGCCCTGGAAGGTAGATGGCCATCCCTACGCCCTCAACATGATCGATACGCCCGGACACGTGGACTTTTCCTACGAAGTTTCCCGGTCACTGGCAGCCTGCGAGGGAGCGGTCTTGCTGGTAGACGCTGCCCAGGGGATCCAGGCACAGACCTTGGCAAATCTGTACATGGCAATGGAACACGATCTGCAGATCATTCCTGTGCTGAACAAGATTGACCTTCCTGCCGCCCAGCCTGAACAGCAGGCTGAAGAAATTGCTGGCCTGATCGGATGCGACCCATCCGAGGTACTAAAGGTGTCAGCAAAGACCGGCGAGGGCGTCGCAGAATTGCTGGACAAGATAGTTTCTGATGTCCCCGCTCCTAGGGGGAATGCGGACGCTCCCGCCCGGGCCCTGATCTTTGACTCCGTCTATGACATTTACAGGGGCGTAGTTACCTATGTGCGCGTCGTAGACGGGTCGCTCAAACCGCGGCAAATAGTCAAGATGATGTCTACTTCTACGACTCATGAGCTGCTAGAGATAGGTGTTATTTCGCCCGATCCTATTCCCAGTGAAGGATTAGGTGTGGGTGAGGTAGGCTACCTGATCACCGGCGTGAAAGATGTACGTCAATCCAGGGTCGGTGACACGGTTACCGACGCCCACGCTGGGGCGAGCGAGCCACTATCCGGCTACCAGGATCCCAAGCCCATGGTTTTCTCGGGGATCTACCCGATTGACGGGTCGGATTTTCCGGCCTTACGAGAAGGGCTAGACAAGTTGCGTCTAAACGATGCTGCCTTATCGTACGAGCCGGAAACTTCTGCAGCACTAGGCTTTGGCTTCCGCTGCGGCTTCCTGGGGCTGTTGCACCTAGAGATCATCCGCGAGCGCATCGAACGAGAAGCGGGCATATCGATTATTGCCACAGCGCCTTCTGTTGTTTATAACGTCATTACCGAGGACGGTACTCACGTTCAGGTCACGAACCCGTCCGAGTATCCGGATGGGAAACTTCGAGAAGTTCGCGAGCCCGTGGTAAATGCGACTATCCTTACGCCCTCGGAATTCGTGGGAGCGGTGATGGAGCTTTGTCAGGGGCGCCGCGGTGTCATGAAGGGGATGGACTACCTATCTCCAGAGAGGGTAGAGATTCACTACACGCTGCCGTTGGCCGAGATTGTGTTGGACTTCTTCGACCAACTCAAGTCCCGTACCAAGGGCTATGCCTCCCTGGACTATGACGTCGAGGGCGAACAGGTAGCAGACCTGGTGAAGGTAGACATTTTGCTAAATGGCGATGGGGTAGATGCGTTTAGTGCCATTGTGCATCGCGACAATGCTTACGCCTACGGCGTGAAGATGACGAAGAAGCTGAAGGAATTGATTCCTCGCCAGCAATTTGAAATTCCTGTGCAGGCAGCGGTTGGGGCGCGAGTCATTGCTCGCGAAACTATCAAGGCACTGCGCAAAGACATGCTGGCTAAGTGCTACGGCGGCGACATTTCCAGAAAGCGAAAATTGTTGGAGAAGCAGAAGGAAGGTAAGAAGCGGATGAAGGCTATCGGCAGCGTGGATGTGCCGCAGGATGCCTTTATTGCTGCGCTAACTTCTGATGCGGAGGCTAAGTGA
- the trmB gene encoding tRNA (guanosine(46)-N7)-methyltransferase TrmB, with the protein MARTKSFTRRGRSLEGALARAWEESGDFIVPVRRGEGYTTVAEDHEPLDFEALFGRKAPLVVEIGSGTGDQILTAARKNPQNNYLAFEVWVPGIAKALNKLDGLTNVRFVEADVAQAGPLLLSPSSVSELWTFFPDPWRKSRHHKRRLVQTEFATQVATWLVPGGRWRLATDWNDYAWWMRDVIESVPVLRNEYAGQNPDLDDPAGNRGGFAPRYDGRIMTTFENKGLQAGRTVHDLVAVRD; encoded by the coding sequence ATGGCACGTACGAAGTCCTTCACTAGGCGCGGCAGGTCCTTGGAAGGGGCGCTCGCGCGGGCGTGGGAAGAAAGCGGTGACTTCATTGTGCCTGTGCGCCGCGGTGAGGGGTACACAACGGTTGCTGAAGACCACGAACCACTTGATTTTGAGGCTCTCTTTGGGCGCAAGGCGCCGCTGGTAGTCGAGATTGGTTCGGGCACTGGGGATCAGATCCTGACGGCAGCTAGAAAGAATCCGCAGAACAACTATCTTGCCTTTGAGGTCTGGGTACCGGGAATTGCGAAGGCCCTAAATAAACTGGACGGGCTTACCAACGTGCGGTTTGTGGAAGCTGACGTGGCCCAGGCTGGTCCTCTTTTGCTTTCACCTTCTTCGGTGTCGGAACTGTGGACATTTTTCCCGGATCCGTGGCGAAAATCCCGGCACCACAAGCGGCGGCTTGTACAGACGGAGTTCGCCACTCAGGTAGCCACTTGGTTGGTGCCCGGTGGGCGCTGGCGTCTGGCTACGGATTGGAACGACTACGCCTGGTGGATGCGAGACGTAATCGAATCCGTCCCCGTGCTGCGCAACGAATATGCCGGGCAGAATCCCGATCTGGACGATCCAGCGGGCAACAGGGGAGGATTTGCTCCGCGCTATGATGGCCGCATCATGACTACCTTCGAAAACAAGGGACTGCAGGCGGGACGCACAGTGCACGATCTGGTTGCGGTCCGTGACTAG